GGCTAAGAGCCCGCAGTCCGATGATAAGCGCCTGTCGCCCAAAAAAGTGGAGCAATTGCTGGAACTGCAGCGGAAACAGAAAAATAATCCGGAGAAAGTAAAGCAACTGTTGAAAGAATGGGTTCAGGAAAACAAGGAGCAAACCGCAAAAGGCAACGACAGCGAAAAAGACATCGGGCGGCAGCGCAAAGTCGACCCGAAAGCCGTTCATGAGCGGATGAACCAAAATAACCAACAAGACGGACACCACCATGAACGTGCGAAGCCCAATGAGCAAGCCAAGCGACATGACGAAGAGCGCCGCGGCGACAAGACAGACGGCCGCGACGATAATAAGCAATCCGCCAAACCGGATAAAGATGACAAATCCCCTGACAGGCAGCAACAATCCGGATGGGAGCGGGGGGGAGCGCGCAAGCAGCCGAAAGAAAAGCAAAACAAAGGCGGCGCGGACAGCGTGAAGCGGGAGGACGATAAGCGAAGCGGCGACCGCGGCGAAAATCGCAACGACAACCGCGGCGATAATCGCTATGGCAATTACGACGACAATCGCTATAACGATCGCAATGATCGAAACGGAAATGGCGAATTTAACAGACGGGAAAAAAACCGCCGCGAGGACCAATCGCGCGATTTTCGCGATCATCGCTTTGAATCGTTCAGCAGTTGGCTGGACCAAGTCGTCGGTCATTAGAATCGGCGGCATCTAAAGACCGCAGCCGCTCTTTGTGCTATAATGCTAGCACAAGGAGTGAGCGCAATGAACAGACAAACCATCTTGTTCGATTTGGACGATACATTGATCTATTGCAATAAATATTTTATGGCGGTGATCGAACGATTCGCCGTTATGATGAGCGGCTGGTTTGCCGGGTACGGTTTTACGCCAAAAGATTTCAAACGGACGCAAAAGCGGTTGGATCTTGCCGGAGTAAAGGCGCATGGATTCGTTAAAGAGCGTTTTCCGCAATCGCTCGTCGAGACTTACGATTATTATTCCGCACGCGCGGGCAGGAAAAAAAGCGGGGAAGAAGCCCGCCGGTTGTTTGAACTCGGATTGTCCGTCTATGAGCAGA
The Bacilli bacterium genome window above contains:
- a CDS encoding HAD family hydrolase, producing MNRQTILFDLDDTLIYCNKYFMAVIERFAVMMSGWFAGYGFTPKDFKRTQKRLDLAGVKAHGFVKERFPQSLVETYDYYSARAGRKKSGEEARRLFELGLSVYEQNIEFYPHMEQTLTALQANGHDLILYTGGDENVQRAKVKKGRLERFFAEKIYVAPYKTTDDLQRILQLENLRRESTWMVGNSERTD